The following coding sequences lie in one Lolium perenne isolate Kyuss_39 chromosome 2, Kyuss_2.0, whole genome shotgun sequence genomic window:
- the LOC127336532 gene encoding uncharacterized protein translates to MACSFFFEADTVGVEPGQRHAPPLDLRACALCAKPLARNSDIFMYMGDTPFCSDDCRDEQINHDAALARQQASARRKQQQQAQAQAQRSGREAPAPAPVSAAAVSTKANVSVAS, encoded by the coding sequence ATGGCCTGCTCCTTCTTCTTCGAGGCGGACACGGTCGGCGTGGAGCCCGGCCAGCGCCACGCGCCGCCGCTCGACCTCCGCGCCTGCGCGCTCTGCGCCAAGCCGCTGGCCCGGAACAGCGACATCTTCATGTACATGGGCGACACACCATTCTGCAGCGACGACTGCCGCGACGAGCAGATCAACCACGACGCCGCGCTCGCCCGGCAGCAGGCAAGCGCACGCcggaagcagcagcagcaagcccaGGCCCAGGCGCAGCGGAGCGGGCGAGAGGCCCCGGCCCCGGCGCCGGTTTCCGCCGCCGCCGTGTCGACGAAGGCCAACGTGTCCGTCGCGAGCTAG